The DNA region GACCACGTCCGCTCGCGCAGCGAGACGGTGGGCCCGCAGATGGGCCGCGACAAGATCACACATTGCGTTCAGAGGAACACGTCCACCCGCGCCGCCCGTGTGTCCTTGCCGAGCGCAGCGGAAAGCTCCCCCTCCACTTAGAGGAGAGACACGTCAACAAGCTTGGCGTCAACGCGCGGGCCGCCCCGCGCGGCGGAGACGTTGCCCGCTCCGGGGGCAGGGGGTTGGGGGGTAGGGGTCAAGTCGCACCAAGTTACCCTGCCACCCTCCCCCGTCCCCCCGCCACCAGCAGCAGCACCAGCGTCCCCCCCGCCAGCAGCGTGAGCAAGAGCCCCGCGTGCCCTACGGCCAGAAACACGAGCGGCACGAGCGCGGCCACCCCCAGCGGAAGCACGTACCCCCGCCCCAGCGTCGTCACCCCGAACGCCACGCCCACCCCCGCCCCCAACGGCAGGGCGACGACCGGCGGCAGGTAAGCGGTGAGCACACCTCCCAGCGTGAACCCCACCCCCAGCCCCAGAACAGCCCCCGCCAGCGGCAACGGCCCGATCACCCGCCGACGCCGCACCGCCCACCCGAGGACGAGGAGCGGCGCGAGCAGCAGGGCCAGCGGCGCCGTCAGCCCGACCTTGGCGAGCATCTCCCTCACGCTGCCCTGCGCGAAGACGACGGCGACGTTCTGCGCGGTGATCACGTCCTGAAGCTGCCAGCGCAGCGTGCGCGCCCGCCCCAGCCCGTCACGCGAGACGTCCGTGGGAAAGAGGCTGTAGCGCTCGAACTTCGCGGGCCGGTCGGCGGTGACGCTGAGGTCGAGGTTCCGCAACGGCTCGCGGCGGTCGGCGAGGCGATAACTCCAGCCGCGCGAGCCCTGGTGGCGGTAGGTGACGTTCACCCGCACCGTCTGCCCGGCGCCGATCTGGCCCTCCCAGACGCTGCCCTCGCGCAGGTCGCTCGCCCGGTAGCCCCGCCCGTTCACGGTGAGGCGAAAGCCGCTCAGGGTGCCGCTTCCCTGCGGCAGGGGAAAGACGAAACGCGCGGTGACGGGCTCCTCGCGCGGGTTGGTGAAGGTGTAGTCGGCGGAGAAGGTCGCGTTGTAGTACGTGCCGCGCCCGCCCGCCGGGTCCACGAAGCGCAGGTCGGCGTTCACCCGGCTGGTGTCCAGACCCAGGGGCGACTCCGTCTGGAGAGTCACGTCCCGGGTGTAGACGAGGTTGCGCCCACGCCGGGTGAAGCCCTCGCGGATGTCCTGCACGGTCAGGCCGGGCACTCCCCCGAAGTAGGGGAGCAGCGTCTCCCAGCCGCCGTTGAGTTGCAGCCGCGCGTACACGTCGGCGGGGAGGACGAGGGTGCGGGTGTACGTCCGGGTGTCGAGCAGACTCACGCGCGGGGAGGCCTGCACGGTCTGCCCCCCATCGGGGTCGGCGGCGTTCGCGTACCGGGCATTCTGCTGGGCTCCCAGCCGCGCGTCCACCGCCCGCCGCGTGACGTGCAACGCGAGTGCGCCCACGCCGACCGCCAGCGCGACGAGCGCCCACCGCCCGAAGGCAGGCAGCCGCGCCCCCACCCACCCCAGCCCCGCCCGGAAACGTTCACGGTCGAGCAGGCCGACGAGCAGCAGCGCCACCAGCCCCGCCCCCAGCGCGACGGCGAGGGGCACGGCGAGACCAGCGAGCCAGGAAAGGGCATCGGCAAGAGCCTTGAGGGCGGTCTGAACCATAGGGGCCTCCGGGGGCAGGACAAGAAGAATTGGAGAGGGATACTCAAGAAAGTACATACCTCCTCATGTGGTCGCCACTCATCCCTCGAAAGGTGGAGGGTGGGTGGGGGGTCGCCTCCCCTCCGGTACGCTGGCGTATGCGCCGCCATGTCCTGCCCCTCCTCGCGCTCCTGGCCCTGACGCTGGCGCTGGCCCGCGCAGCTCCCGCCGGGCCGCAGCCCGCACTCGTCCTGATTCCCGGCAGTTCCCAGGCCGCGCTCCTGGGGGTGTGGGAGGGGAGGCGCTGGCTGGAGGACGGCGACGCGGCGCGGCGCGTGCGGGGCAGTGAGGGCTACCGGGTGCAGGCGTTGGGCGGACAGGTCGCCTCCGCCCGGGGAGCGCGGGCCGAGTCGTTCGGGGCGCCCTGCCCGGACGCGTTCGGCGTGACGCTCTCGCCGGGCCCCCGGTTCCCGACCTTCGCGGTCGCCACGCCCGCCGGGGCGCGGAGCCGTCCCCGCCCCGTCACGGTCCTCCCGGTGACCGGGGCCGTCTACCGCGCCGCCATTCGGGACGAACTGGTGAAGCGGGGCCTGCGCGAGCCCGCCGTGAACGTCACCCGAGTCGTCCGCGCCGATCTCGACGGGAATGGCACGGACGAGGTGATCGTCGAGGCGCGCCGCTTCGCGGAGGGTTCGGGCCTGTACCCGCCGCCCAGCGGGCAGCCCGGCGACTACAGCGTCCTCCTCCTGCGACACGTCGTCGGGAACCGGGTGCGGACGAGCGTCCTCGGCGCGTACGTGGCGCTGAGGGCGCGCGACCCGAACAGCACCGACTTCGGGCCCCTCGCCACCCTCCACGCCCTCGCCGGGATCGCGGACCTGAACGGGGACGGGCGGATGGAGGTCATCACCTTCGGCGCCTATTACGAGGGCTACGCGCTGACGGCGAGCGAATGGACGCCGGGGGCGGGGCTGCGGGCCCGGCTGGAGACGGGGTGCGGGGCCTGACGGGCTGACGCCTGTCCCCCTCCCGCCCCGCTAGACTTGCCCGCATGAGCGAGCGGGTGCGGGTGGGAGCGGAGGCGGAGCTGCCGGAGGGCAGCCAGACGGAGGTGCGGGTGGACGGCGTGGGCGTGGTCGTCGTGAGGTACGAGGGCACGTTCTACGCCCTGCGGAACAACTGCACCCACAAGGACTACCCGCTGCTGGGCGGTGAGGTGAGTCTGGGCCGCCTCACCTGCGAGAAGCACGGGGCGAAGTTCGAGCTGGCGACCGGCAAGGCGAAGACCCTCCCCGCCGTCAAGCCCGTGCGGATCTACAAGACGGTCGTCGAGGAAGGCGAGGTGTACGTCCTGCCCCTGTGAGCCCCGTGGATGAGGTTACGGAGGTGCTGGGCATTCCCGTCCCGCCCGGATTGCTGGACGCGTGGGCGGGATGGCTTGCCCCGGCGCGGCAGCCCTTCTTCCTGACTGCGGAGGAGGCAGAGAGGCTTGGGGTGGGGACAGTGCCACGAGCAGAAGTGTCCTTTCCACCAGCGGGACGTGACACGGATACCTTCGCCCTCTGGTTCGTGCGGCCGGAAGCCAACCGGATCGCCTGGCTCACGGAGGAGGACTGGCTGGCCCTTCCCCCGGCCTCCCGCCGCGCGCTGCTGAGGGCGCAGGTGCGGCACGGGCGGGGAGCGGTGCCGCCCGTCCGCGACTTCGCCGACCTGCTCCCGCACCTGACGGGGACGCGCTTCGTGTGGTGGCCGTCCCTCATAGCTCCTGCCGTCCTGGCGCGAGCGGTCGCGCAGGGGCAGTTGAACTGCCGGAGGGCGGAGGTACCGGACGCCGTGTGGACAGCCGCCACGTCCGTCCTCCCCCGCGCCCGCGAGCTGGCGGGGACGTTCCCGCACGCGAGCGGCCCGAACTGTTTCGGCACGGTGATGGGCGCGGCGGGCGTGCCGGGCGGGGAGCGGGAGTGGGTACAGCGCGAGCCCTTCGAGGCGTTTCTGGCCGAGCGCACCCGGCGCGGCGGACACGACGACCACCTGGGCACGATCCTCGTCTGGCGCGACCACTCAGGTCAGGTGCAGCACACGG from Deinococcus aetherius includes:
- a CDS encoding Rieske 2Fe-2S domain-containing protein; the encoded protein is MSERVRVGAEAELPEGSQTEVRVDGVGVVVVRYEGTFYALRNNCTHKDYPLLGGEVSLGRLTCEKHGAKFELATGKAKTLPAVKPVRIYKTVVEEGEVYVLPL